Proteins encoded in a region of the Orcinus orca chromosome 8, mOrcOrc1.1, whole genome shotgun sequence genome:
- the NR1H3 gene encoding oxysterols receptor LXR-alpha isoform X4, with protein sequence MSLWLEAPVPDVSPELRPQKRKKGPAPKMLGNELCSVCGDKASGFHYNVLSCEGCKGFFRRSVIKGARYVCHSGGHCPMDTYMRRKCQECRLRKCRQAGMREECVLSEEQIRLKKLKRQEEEQAQATSVPPRASSPPQVLPQLSPEQLGMIEKLVAAQQQCNRRSFSDRLRVTPWPMAPDPQSREARQQRFAHFTELAIVSVQEIVDFAKQLPGFLQLSREDQIALLKTSAIEVMLLETSRRYNPGSESITFLKDFSYNREDFAKAGLQVEFINPIFEFSRAMNELQLNDAEFALLIAISIFSADRPNVQDQLQVERLQHTYVEALHAYVSIHHPHDRLMFPRMLMKLVNLRTLSSVHSEQVFALRLQDKKLPPLLSEIWDVHE encoded by the exons ATGTCTTTGTGGCTGGAGGCCCCTGTGCCTGATGTTTCTCCTG AGCTTCGTCCACAAAAGCGGAAAAAGGGGCCAGCCCCCAAAATGCTGGGGAATGAGCTGTGCAGTGTGTGTGGGGACAAGGCTTCCGGCTTCCACTACAACGTGCTGAGCTGCGAGGGCTGCAAGGGATTCTTCCGCCGCAGTGTCATCAAAGGGGCGCGCTACGTCTGCCACAGTGGGGGCCACTGCCCCATGGACACCTACATGCGTCGCAAGTGCCAGGAGTGCCGCCTTCGCAAATGCCGCCAGGCCGGCATGCGGGAGGAGT GTGTTCTGTCAGAAGAACAGATCCGTCTGAAGAAACTGAAGCGGCAAGAGGAGGAACAGGCTCAGGCCACATCCGTGCCCCCGAGGGCTTCCTCTCCGCCCCAAGTCCTGCCCCAGCTCAGCCCGGAGCAGCTGGGCATGATTGAGAAGCTGGTGGCTGCCCAGCAGCAGTGTAACAGACGTTCCTTCTCGGACCGGCTTCGAGTCACG CCTTGGCCCATGGCACCAGATCCCCAGAGTCGGGAGGCCCGTCAGCAACGCTTTGCCCACTTCACGGAGCTGGCCATTGTCTCTGTGCAGGAGATCGTTGATTTTGCCAAACAGCTGCCGGGCTTCCTGCAGCTCAGCCGGGAGGACCAGATCGCCCTCCTGAAGACCTCTGCAATTGAG GTGATGCTTCTGGAGACATCTCGGAGGTATAACCCTGGAAGTGAGAGTATTACCTTCCTCAAGGATTTCAGTTATAACCGGGAAGACTTTGCCAAAGCAG gGCTGCAGGTGGAGTTCATCAACCCCATCTTTGAGTTCTCCAGAGCCATGAATGAGCTGCAACTAAATGATGCTGAGTTTGCCTTGCTCATTGCCATCAGCATCTTCTCTGCAG ACCGGCCCAACGTGCAGGACCAGCTCCAGGTAGAGAGGCTGCAACACACATATGTGGAGGCCCTGCATGCCTACGTCTCCATCCACCACCCCCAT GACCGACTCATGTTCCCACGGATGCTAATGAAACTGGTGAACCTCCGGACACTGAGCAGTGTCCATTCAGAGCAAGTATTTGCGCTGCGCCTGCAGGATAAAAAGCTTCCCCCGCTGCTCTCTGAGATCTGGGATGTGCACGAGTGA
- the NR1H3 gene encoding oxysterols receptor LXR-alpha isoform X5, with translation MLGNELCSVCGDKASGFHYNVLSCEGCKGFFRRSVIKGARYVCHSGGHCPMDTYMRRKCQECRLRKCRQAGMREECVLSEEQIRLKKLKRQEEEQAQATSVPPRASSPPQVLPQLSPEQLGMIEKLVAAQQQCNRRSFSDRLRVTPWPMAPDPQSREARQQRFAHFTELAIVSVQEIVDFAKQLPGFLQLSREDQIALLKTSAIEVMLLETSRRYNPGSESITFLKDFSYNREDFAKAGLQVEFINPIFEFSRAMNELQLNDAEFALLIAISIFSADRPNVQDQLQVERLQHTYVEALHAYVSIHHPHDRLMFPRMLMKLVNLRTLSSVHSEQVFALRLQDKKLPPLLSEIWDVHE, from the exons ATGCTGGGGAATGAGCTGTGCAGTGTGTGTGGGGACAAGGCTTCCGGCTTCCACTACAACGTGCTGAGCTGCGAGGGCTGCAAGGGATTCTTCCGCCGCAGTGTCATCAAAGGGGCGCGCTACGTCTGCCACAGTGGGGGCCACTGCCCCATGGACACCTACATGCGTCGCAAGTGCCAGGAGTGCCGCCTTCGCAAATGCCGCCAGGCCGGCATGCGGGAGGAGT GTGTTCTGTCAGAAGAACAGATCCGTCTGAAGAAACTGAAGCGGCAAGAGGAGGAACAGGCTCAGGCCACATCCGTGCCCCCGAGGGCTTCCTCTCCGCCCCAAGTCCTGCCCCAGCTCAGCCCGGAGCAGCTGGGCATGATTGAGAAGCTGGTGGCTGCCCAGCAGCAGTGTAACAGACGTTCCTTCTCGGACCGGCTTCGAGTCACG CCTTGGCCCATGGCACCAGATCCCCAGAGTCGGGAGGCCCGTCAGCAACGCTTTGCCCACTTCACGGAGCTGGCCATTGTCTCTGTGCAGGAGATCGTTGATTTTGCCAAACAGCTGCCGGGCTTCCTGCAGCTCAGCCGGGAGGACCAGATCGCCCTCCTGAAGACCTCTGCAATTGAG GTGATGCTTCTGGAGACATCTCGGAGGTATAACCCTGGAAGTGAGAGTATTACCTTCCTCAAGGATTTCAGTTATAACCGGGAAGACTTTGCCAAAGCAG gGCTGCAGGTGGAGTTCATCAACCCCATCTTTGAGTTCTCCAGAGCCATGAATGAGCTGCAACTAAATGATGCTGAGTTTGCCTTGCTCATTGCCATCAGCATCTTCTCTGCAG ACCGGCCCAACGTGCAGGACCAGCTCCAGGTAGAGAGGCTGCAACACACATATGTGGAGGCCCTGCATGCCTACGTCTCCATCCACCACCCCCAT GACCGACTCATGTTCCCACGGATGCTAATGAAACTGGTGAACCTCCGGACACTGAGCAGTGTCCATTCAGAGCAAGTATTTGCGCTGCGCCTGCAGGATAAAAAGCTTCCCCCGCTGCTCTCTGAGATCTGGGATGTGCACGAGTGA
- the NR1H3 gene encoding oxysterols receptor LXR-alpha isoform X1 gives MSLWLEAPVPDVSPDCAVELWEPDARDASSQPLGSSSCTLREESSTPQSAGSTSRVGLEATEPTALLPGVEAPPESTELRPQKRKKGPAPKMLGNELCSVCGDKASGFHYNVLSCEGCKGFFRRSVIKGARYVCHSGGHCPMDTYMRRKCQECRLRKCRQAGMREECVLSEEQIRLKKLKRQEEEQAQATSVPPRASSPPQVLPQLSPEQLGMIEKLVAAQQQCNRRSFSDRLRVTPWPMAPDPQSREARQQRFAHFTELAIVSVQEIVDFAKQLPGFLQLSREDQIALLKTSAIEVMLLETSRRYNPGSESITFLKDFSYNREDFAKAGLQVEFINPIFEFSRAMNELQLNDAEFALLIAISIFSADRPNVQDQLQVERLQHTYVEALHAYVSIHHPHDRLMFPRMLMKLVNLRTLSSVHSEQVFALRLQDKKLPPLLSEIWDVHE, from the exons ATGTCTTTGTGGCTGGAGGCCCCTGTGCCTGATGTTTCTCCTG ACTGTGCAGTGGAGCTGTGGGAGCCAGATGCACGAGATGCAAGCAGCCAGCCTCTGGGAAGCAGCAGCTGTACCCTCAGGGAGGAATCTAGCACACCCCAATCCGCTGGGAGCACTTCACGGGTGGGGCTGGAGGCAACAGAGCCCACAGCCCTGCTCCCCGGGGTGGAGGCCCCTCCAGAGTCCACAG AGCTTCGTCCACAAAAGCGGAAAAAGGGGCCAGCCCCCAAAATGCTGGGGAATGAGCTGTGCAGTGTGTGTGGGGACAAGGCTTCCGGCTTCCACTACAACGTGCTGAGCTGCGAGGGCTGCAAGGGATTCTTCCGCCGCAGTGTCATCAAAGGGGCGCGCTACGTCTGCCACAGTGGGGGCCACTGCCCCATGGACACCTACATGCGTCGCAAGTGCCAGGAGTGCCGCCTTCGCAAATGCCGCCAGGCCGGCATGCGGGAGGAGT GTGTTCTGTCAGAAGAACAGATCCGTCTGAAGAAACTGAAGCGGCAAGAGGAGGAACAGGCTCAGGCCACATCCGTGCCCCCGAGGGCTTCCTCTCCGCCCCAAGTCCTGCCCCAGCTCAGCCCGGAGCAGCTGGGCATGATTGAGAAGCTGGTGGCTGCCCAGCAGCAGTGTAACAGACGTTCCTTCTCGGACCGGCTTCGAGTCACG CCTTGGCCCATGGCACCAGATCCCCAGAGTCGGGAGGCCCGTCAGCAACGCTTTGCCCACTTCACGGAGCTGGCCATTGTCTCTGTGCAGGAGATCGTTGATTTTGCCAAACAGCTGCCGGGCTTCCTGCAGCTCAGCCGGGAGGACCAGATCGCCCTCCTGAAGACCTCTGCAATTGAG GTGATGCTTCTGGAGACATCTCGGAGGTATAACCCTGGAAGTGAGAGTATTACCTTCCTCAAGGATTTCAGTTATAACCGGGAAGACTTTGCCAAAGCAG gGCTGCAGGTGGAGTTCATCAACCCCATCTTTGAGTTCTCCAGAGCCATGAATGAGCTGCAACTAAATGATGCTGAGTTTGCCTTGCTCATTGCCATCAGCATCTTCTCTGCAG ACCGGCCCAACGTGCAGGACCAGCTCCAGGTAGAGAGGCTGCAACACACATATGTGGAGGCCCTGCATGCCTACGTCTCCATCCACCACCCCCAT GACCGACTCATGTTCCCACGGATGCTAATGAAACTGGTGAACCTCCGGACACTGAGCAGTGTCCATTCAGAGCAAGTATTTGCGCTGCGCCTGCAGGATAAAAAGCTTCCCCCGCTGCTCTCTGAGATCTGGGATGTGCACGAGTGA
- the NR1H3 gene encoding oxysterols receptor LXR-alpha isoform X2 has protein sequence MDTWAYLRPNKSESLKMRPGLGTTAAPCVGRSKPKSSPPAPASSISLHWSSRAERQQDVSWTLTQEKERGQGQLRPQKRKKGPAPKMLGNELCSVCGDKASGFHYNVLSCEGCKGFFRRSVIKGARYVCHSGGHCPMDTYMRRKCQECRLRKCRQAGMREECVLSEEQIRLKKLKRQEEEQAQATSVPPRASSPPQVLPQLSPEQLGMIEKLVAAQQQCNRRSFSDRLRVTPWPMAPDPQSREARQQRFAHFTELAIVSVQEIVDFAKQLPGFLQLSREDQIALLKTSAIEVMLLETSRRYNPGSESITFLKDFSYNREDFAKAGLQVEFINPIFEFSRAMNELQLNDAEFALLIAISIFSADRPNVQDQLQVERLQHTYVEALHAYVSIHHPHDRLMFPRMLMKLVNLRTLSSVHSEQVFALRLQDKKLPPLLSEIWDVHE, from the exons ATGGATACATGGGCGTACCTCAGaccaaataaatcagaatctctgaaaaTGAGGCCAGGTTTGGGAACTACTGCGGCACCCTGTGTTGGCAGAAGCAAACCTAAATCCAG cccACCAGCCCCAGCTTCGTCCATCTCGCTTCACTGGTCCAGCAGAGCTGAGAGGCAACAAGATGTATCCTGGACTCTAacacaggagaaagaaagaggacagGGAC AGCTTCGTCCACAAAAGCGGAAAAAGGGGCCAGCCCCCAAAATGCTGGGGAATGAGCTGTGCAGTGTGTGTGGGGACAAGGCTTCCGGCTTCCACTACAACGTGCTGAGCTGCGAGGGCTGCAAGGGATTCTTCCGCCGCAGTGTCATCAAAGGGGCGCGCTACGTCTGCCACAGTGGGGGCCACTGCCCCATGGACACCTACATGCGTCGCAAGTGCCAGGAGTGCCGCCTTCGCAAATGCCGCCAGGCCGGCATGCGGGAGGAGT GTGTTCTGTCAGAAGAACAGATCCGTCTGAAGAAACTGAAGCGGCAAGAGGAGGAACAGGCTCAGGCCACATCCGTGCCCCCGAGGGCTTCCTCTCCGCCCCAAGTCCTGCCCCAGCTCAGCCCGGAGCAGCTGGGCATGATTGAGAAGCTGGTGGCTGCCCAGCAGCAGTGTAACAGACGTTCCTTCTCGGACCGGCTTCGAGTCACG CCTTGGCCCATGGCACCAGATCCCCAGAGTCGGGAGGCCCGTCAGCAACGCTTTGCCCACTTCACGGAGCTGGCCATTGTCTCTGTGCAGGAGATCGTTGATTTTGCCAAACAGCTGCCGGGCTTCCTGCAGCTCAGCCGGGAGGACCAGATCGCCCTCCTGAAGACCTCTGCAATTGAG GTGATGCTTCTGGAGACATCTCGGAGGTATAACCCTGGAAGTGAGAGTATTACCTTCCTCAAGGATTTCAGTTATAACCGGGAAGACTTTGCCAAAGCAG gGCTGCAGGTGGAGTTCATCAACCCCATCTTTGAGTTCTCCAGAGCCATGAATGAGCTGCAACTAAATGATGCTGAGTTTGCCTTGCTCATTGCCATCAGCATCTTCTCTGCAG ACCGGCCCAACGTGCAGGACCAGCTCCAGGTAGAGAGGCTGCAACACACATATGTGGAGGCCCTGCATGCCTACGTCTCCATCCACCACCCCCAT GACCGACTCATGTTCCCACGGATGCTAATGAAACTGGTGAACCTCCGGACACTGAGCAGTGTCCATTCAGAGCAAGTATTTGCGCTGCGCCTGCAGGATAAAAAGCTTCCCCCGCTGCTCTCTGAGATCTGGGATGTGCACGAGTGA
- the NR1H3 gene encoding oxysterols receptor LXR-alpha isoform X3 has product MSLWLEAPVPDVSPDCAVELWEPDARDASSQPLGSSSCTLREESSTPQSAGSTSRVGLEATEPTALLPGVEAPPESTELRPQKRKKGPAPKMLGNELCSVCGDKASGFHYNVLSCEGCKGFFRRSVIKGARYVCHSGGHCPMDTYMRRKCQECRLRKCRQAGMREECVLSEEQIRLKKLKRQEEEQAQATSVPPRASSPPQVLPQLSPEQLGMIEKLVAAQQQCNRRSFSDRLRVTPWPMAPDPQSREARQQRFAHFTELAIVSVQEIVDFAKQLPGFLQLSREDQIALLKTSAIEVMLLETSRRYNPGSESITFLKDFSYNREDFAKAGLQVEFINPIFEFSRAMNELQLNDAEFALLIAISIFSAGPTHVPTDANETGEPPDTEQCPFRASICAAPAG; this is encoded by the exons ATGTCTTTGTGGCTGGAGGCCCCTGTGCCTGATGTTTCTCCTG ACTGTGCAGTGGAGCTGTGGGAGCCAGATGCACGAGATGCAAGCAGCCAGCCTCTGGGAAGCAGCAGCTGTACCCTCAGGGAGGAATCTAGCACACCCCAATCCGCTGGGAGCACTTCACGGGTGGGGCTGGAGGCAACAGAGCCCACAGCCCTGCTCCCCGGGGTGGAGGCCCCTCCAGAGTCCACAG AGCTTCGTCCACAAAAGCGGAAAAAGGGGCCAGCCCCCAAAATGCTGGGGAATGAGCTGTGCAGTGTGTGTGGGGACAAGGCTTCCGGCTTCCACTACAACGTGCTGAGCTGCGAGGGCTGCAAGGGATTCTTCCGCCGCAGTGTCATCAAAGGGGCGCGCTACGTCTGCCACAGTGGGGGCCACTGCCCCATGGACACCTACATGCGTCGCAAGTGCCAGGAGTGCCGCCTTCGCAAATGCCGCCAGGCCGGCATGCGGGAGGAGT GTGTTCTGTCAGAAGAACAGATCCGTCTGAAGAAACTGAAGCGGCAAGAGGAGGAACAGGCTCAGGCCACATCCGTGCCCCCGAGGGCTTCCTCTCCGCCCCAAGTCCTGCCCCAGCTCAGCCCGGAGCAGCTGGGCATGATTGAGAAGCTGGTGGCTGCCCAGCAGCAGTGTAACAGACGTTCCTTCTCGGACCGGCTTCGAGTCACG CCTTGGCCCATGGCACCAGATCCCCAGAGTCGGGAGGCCCGTCAGCAACGCTTTGCCCACTTCACGGAGCTGGCCATTGTCTCTGTGCAGGAGATCGTTGATTTTGCCAAACAGCTGCCGGGCTTCCTGCAGCTCAGCCGGGAGGACCAGATCGCCCTCCTGAAGACCTCTGCAATTGAG GTGATGCTTCTGGAGACATCTCGGAGGTATAACCCTGGAAGTGAGAGTATTACCTTCCTCAAGGATTTCAGTTATAACCGGGAAGACTTTGCCAAAGCAG gGCTGCAGGTGGAGTTCATCAACCCCATCTTTGAGTTCTCCAGAGCCATGAATGAGCTGCAACTAAATGATGCTGAGTTTGCCTTGCTCATTGCCATCAGCATCTTCTCTGCAG GACCGACTCATGTTCCCACGGATGCTAATGAAACTGGTGAACCTCCGGACACTGAGCAGTGTCCATTCAGAGCAAGTATTTGCGCTGCGCCTGCAGGATAA
- the ACP2 gene encoding lysosomal acid phosphatase isoform X3, translated as MAGRQFGWSRVALLQLFLGVNLMVMPPTQARRLRFVTLLYRHGDRSPVKTYPKDPYQEDEWPQGFGQLTKEGMLQHWELGQALRQRYHDFLNTSYHRQEVYVRSTDFDRTLMSAEANLAGLFPPDGMQRFNPNISWQPIPVHTVPIAEDRLLKFPLGPCPRFEQLQNETRRTPEYQNESIQNAQFLDMVANETGLTDLTLETIWNVYDTLFCEQTHGLVLPPWASPQTMQRLSRLKDFSFRFLFGIYEQAEKARLQGGVLLAQIRKNLTLMATTSQLPKLLVYSAHDTTLVALQMALDVYNGEQAPYASCHIFELYQEDTGNFSVEMYFRNESNKAPWPLILPGCPHRCPLQDFLRLTEPVVPKDWQQECRLASSPADTASSWLQMRM; from the exons ATGGCGGGCAGACAGTTCGGCTGGAGCCGGGTGGCTCTTCTCCAGCTCTTCCTTGGTGTTAACCTGATGGTGATGCCACCTACCCAGGCCCGGCGTCTGCGTTTCGTTACCTTG CTGTACCGACATGGAGACCGTTCGCCAGTGAAGACATACCCCAAGGACCCCTATCAGGAAGACGAATGGCCCCAGGGATTTGGTCAGCTAACCAAG GAGGGGATGCTACAGCACTGGGAGCTGGGCCAGGCTCTGCGACAGCGCTACCATGACTTCCTCAACACCTCTTACCACCGGCAAGAG GTTTATGTGCGAAGTACAGACTTTGACCGGACTCTCATGAGTGCTGAGGCCAACCTGGCTGGACTCTTCCCTCCCGACGGGATGCAGCGCTTTAACCCAAACATCTCTTGGCAGCCTATCCCCGTCCACACTGTGCCCATTGCTGAGGACAGG CTGCTGAAGTTCCCATTGGGCCCATGTCCCCGTTTTGAACAGCTGCAGAACGAGACCCGGCGGACACCGGAGTATCAGAATGAGAGTATTCAGAATGCA CAATTTCTGGATATGGTGGCCAACGAGACAGGGCTTACGGACCTGACACTGGAGACCATCTGGAATGTCTACGACACACTTTTCTGTGAG CAGACACACGGGCTGGTCCTGCCGCCCTGGGCCTCGCCCCAAACCATGCAGCGTCTGAGCCGGCTAAAGGACTTCAGCTTCCGCTTCCTCTTCGGGATCTACGAGCAGGCAGAGAAGGCCCGGCTGCAGGGGG GAGTCCTGCTGGCTCAGATACGGAAGAACCTGACCCTGATGGCAACCACCTCCCAGCTCCCTAAGCTGCTGGTCTACTCTGCG CACGACACCACCCTGGTTGCTCTGCAAATGGCGTTGGATGTCTACAATGGTGAACAAGCCCCCTATGCGTCCTGCCACATATTTGAACTGTACCAGGAAGATACTGG GAATTTCTCAGTGGAAATGTACTTTCGAAATGAGAGTAACAAGGCCCCCTGGCCGCTGATCCTGCCTGGCTGCCCTCACCGCTGCCCGCTGCAGGACTTCCTTCGCCTCACAGAGCCTGTTGTGCCCAAGGATTGGCAGCAGGAGTGCCGGCTGGCAAGCAGTCCTGCAGACACAG
- the ACP2 gene encoding lysosomal acid phosphatase isoform X4: MAGRQFGWSRVALLQLFLGVNLMVMPPTQARRLRFVTLLYRHGDRSPVKTYPKDPYQEDEWPQGFGQLTKEGMLQHWELGQALRQRYHDFLNTSYHRQEVYVRSTDFDRTLMSAEANLAGLFPPDGMQRFNPNISWQPIPVHTVPIAEDRLLKFPLGPCPRFEQLQNETRRTPEYQNESIQNAQFLDMVANETGLTDLTLETIWNVYDTLFCEQTHGLVLPPWASPQTMQRLSRLKDFSFRFLFGIYEQAEKARLQGGVLLAQIRKNLTLMATTSQLPKLLVYSAHDTTLVALQMALDVYNGEQAPYASCHIFELYQEDTGNFSVEMYFRNESNKAPWPLILPGCPHRCPLQDFLRLTEPVVPKDWQQECRLASSPADTDS; encoded by the exons ATGGCGGGCAGACAGTTCGGCTGGAGCCGGGTGGCTCTTCTCCAGCTCTTCCTTGGTGTTAACCTGATGGTGATGCCACCTACCCAGGCCCGGCGTCTGCGTTTCGTTACCTTG CTGTACCGACATGGAGACCGTTCGCCAGTGAAGACATACCCCAAGGACCCCTATCAGGAAGACGAATGGCCCCAGGGATTTGGTCAGCTAACCAAG GAGGGGATGCTACAGCACTGGGAGCTGGGCCAGGCTCTGCGACAGCGCTACCATGACTTCCTCAACACCTCTTACCACCGGCAAGAG GTTTATGTGCGAAGTACAGACTTTGACCGGACTCTCATGAGTGCTGAGGCCAACCTGGCTGGACTCTTCCCTCCCGACGGGATGCAGCGCTTTAACCCAAACATCTCTTGGCAGCCTATCCCCGTCCACACTGTGCCCATTGCTGAGGACAGG CTGCTGAAGTTCCCATTGGGCCCATGTCCCCGTTTTGAACAGCTGCAGAACGAGACCCGGCGGACACCGGAGTATCAGAATGAGAGTATTCAGAATGCA CAATTTCTGGATATGGTGGCCAACGAGACAGGGCTTACGGACCTGACACTGGAGACCATCTGGAATGTCTACGACACACTTTTCTGTGAG CAGACACACGGGCTGGTCCTGCCGCCCTGGGCCTCGCCCCAAACCATGCAGCGTCTGAGCCGGCTAAAGGACTTCAGCTTCCGCTTCCTCTTCGGGATCTACGAGCAGGCAGAGAAGGCCCGGCTGCAGGGGG GAGTCCTGCTGGCTCAGATACGGAAGAACCTGACCCTGATGGCAACCACCTCCCAGCTCCCTAAGCTGCTGGTCTACTCTGCG CACGACACCACCCTGGTTGCTCTGCAAATGGCGTTGGATGTCTACAATGGTGAACAAGCCCCCTATGCGTCCTGCCACATATTTGAACTGTACCAGGAAGATACTGG GAATTTCTCAGTGGAAATGTACTTTCGAAATGAGAGTAACAAGGCCCCCTGGCCGCTGATCCTGCCTGGCTGCCCTCACCGCTGCCCGCTGCAGGACTTCCTTCGCCTCACAGAGCCTGTTGTGCCCAAGGATTGGCAGCAGGAGTGCCGGCTGGCAAGCAGTCCTGCAGACACAG ATTCATGA